From the genome of Nicotiana sylvestris chromosome 2, ASM39365v2, whole genome shotgun sequence, one region includes:
- the LOC104238615 gene encoding uncharacterized protein: MKDDDALPISTPTAPSSSSYTTSKKETSSSYPAIFGRGSYKFWAFAAILLLAFWSMLTGTVTLRWSAGNLNAISDNIDIPLPEDLDVLAMEEREKLVKHMWDVYTNSRGIKMPKFWQEAFEAAYEELTSDVPGVSEDAISEIAKMSVRYIPIESPPLHSLGVRELSLRQTKSEQTTATGRRL; the protein is encoded by the exons ATGAAGGATGACGATGCCCTTCCCATATCAACGCCGACGGCACCTTCCTCATCATCGTACACAACTTCCAAGAAGGAAACTTCCTCCTCCTATCCCGCCATTTTCGGCAGAGGTAGTTACAAGTTTTGGGCTTTTGCCGCTATTTTATTGCTAGCTTTTTGGTCTATGCTCACCGGAACTGTTACTCTCCGTTGGTCCGCCGGCAACCTCAACGCCATCTCCGATAATATCGACATTCCTCTCCCCGAAGATCTCGACGTTCTC GCAATGGAAGAAAGGGAGAAGTTAGTGAAGCATATGTGGGATGTATATACAAACAGCCGTGGGATCAAAATGCCAAAGTTTTGGCAGGAAGCATTTGAGGCGGCATACGAGGAGTTAACCAGTGATGTTCCTGGAGTTTCCGAAGATGCCATTTCTGAGATCGCTAAGATGTCTGTTCGCTACATTCCTATTGAATCGCCACCTCTCCATTCATTG GGAGTGCGAGAATTAAGTCTAAGGCAAACGAAGAGCGAACAAACAACTGCAACAGGGAGAAGGTTATGA
- the LOC104238616 gene encoding uncharacterized protein, whose amino-acid sequence MRTLCPNVDKEDGLETVLEVPIPDEMFKSMGSNAALRWQNMATWMKAQTSDKWSSPIVAARYNELSFLLYMVGSPLIPFQIQLGQSVNRPVKHSSIEASTAKYILQQYIAATGGQQALNAVNSMCVIGHIKITASDFHQGDQSVKVRKSDENGGFVLWQKNPDLWCLELLISGCKVISGSNGKISWRQSSNQQRPISKGPPRPLRRFLQGLDPRSIANLFANAVCIGEKIINDEDCFILKLDTNQSALEAQSGPNYEILHHTIWGYFSQRSGLMVKFEDSRLLTVKTSRDDEGVFWETSTESVMEDYKYVDGVNVAHSGRTFVTVFRYGEHSANHKRQLEERWKIEEVDFNVGRLTADFFMPPSDFSKERSRV is encoded by the exons atgAGGACACTTTGTCCCAATGTTGATAAAGAAGATGGGCTGGAGACAGTACTTGAGGTGCCAATTCCAGATGAAATGTTCAAAAGCATGGGCAGTAATGCTGCACTCAGATGGCAAAATATGGCAACCTGGATGAAAGCGCAAACATCTGATAAATGGTCTTCCCCTATTGTTGCTGCTCGTTATAATGAACTTAGTTTCCTCCTTTATATGGTTGGATCTCCTCTTATCCCTTTCCAAATTCAGTTGGGCCAATCCGTTAATCGTCCCGTCAAACATTCTTCCATT GAAGCTTCAACAGCTAAATACATATTGCAACAATACATAGCAGCAACAGGGGGACAACAAGCACTAAATGCAGTGAACAGCATGTGTGTAATTGGGCATATTAAAATTACTGCATCTGATTTCCATCAAGGTGATCAAAGTGTGAAGGTGAGAAAGAGTGACGAAAACGGAGGGTTTGTGCTTTGGCAAAAAAACCCTGACCTTTGGTGTTTAGAATTACTTATCTCTGGTTGCAAAGTAATTTCTGGTAGTAATGGTAAAATCTCATGGAGACAATCATCTAATCAACAAAGGCCTATCTCTAAGGGTCCGCCCAGACCTCTCCGCCGCTTTCTGCAG GGGCTAGATCCTCGGTCAATAGCAAACTTGTTCGCGAATGCAGTATGCATAGGAGAGAAGATAATAAATGATGAGGATTGTTTCATTCTCAAACTTGATACAAACCAATCAGCTTTAGAGGCACAAAGTGGTCCAAATTATGAAATACTTCACCATACAATATGGGGATACTTTAGCCAAAGATCAGGCCTAATGGTCAAGTTTGAGGATTCCAGGTTGCTAACAGTTAAGACCAGCAGAGACGACGAAGGTGTATTCTGGGAGACGAGCACAGAATCTGTTATGGAAGATTATAAATATGTTGACGGAGTTAATGTTGCACACAGTGGTAGAACTTTTGTCACAGTTTTCAGATATGGAGAGCACTCTGCAAATCACAAGAGGCAGCTTGAggaaagatggaaaattgaagagGTAGATTTTAATGTTGGACGTTTGACAGCTGATTTCTTCATGCCACCTTCTGATTTCAGCAAAGAACGTTCTCGGGTTTAA